Part of the Planococcus plakortidis genome is shown below.
ATTGGCCGGAACTGAAGGAAAGTTGGGAAAATTTAATCAATCGGACAAGCGGTTGATTTTGAAAACGCAAGCCTGTACAATTGAGAAAATTATAGAATACAGTGCCCTCATATATGTCCGATGATACGGTTCGGATGTCTCTACCAAGTCACCGGAAATGACTTGACTATGAAGGCGGATGACGCATGCTTATTTGCATGCGCATTCGTCTTTTTAACGTAGAGGACAAGAACGCGAGGAGTGATTTTTCGCGTTCTTTTTTATATTGTGGCCTGAATCGAATAGAAGAGGTGAAGGATTTGCCAGTCAGCCCTATGTTGAAGGAACAGAAAAAAATCGTCGTCTTGGATTTCGGCAGCCAATACAATCAATTGATCACGCGCCGCATCCGTGAAATCGGTGTCTATAGCGAACTCCACCCACATACGATTACCGCGACTGAAATCAAGGAAATGAATGCCACGGGGATCATCTTCTCAGGCGGGCCAAACTCCGTCTATGACGAAAATGCGTTTTCCATCGATCCTGAAATTTTCGAGATGGGACTGCCGATACTCGGCATCTGCTACGGCATGCAATTGATGGCGCTTCGCATGGAAGGGAAAGTCGAAAAAGCTTCCAACCGCGAGTACGGGAAAGCCGAATTGACCTTGACGAAAGAAAGCTCCATTTTCAAAGATGTGCCAGAAGAGCAAATCGTCTGGATGAGCCACGGCGACCTAGTGACAGCAGCTCCTCCTGGATTTGACGTCATCGCGACAAGCCCGGGCTGCCCGATTGCAGCCATGGCAAACGAAGAGCGTAAACTTTACGGCGTCCAGTACCATCCGGAAGTCCGCCATTCGGTTTACGGAAACGAAATGCTGCGCCAGTTTGTCTTCGATGTATGTGGCATGAAAGACGAATGGTCGATGGAAAATTACATTGAATTGGAAATCGCAAAAATCCGCGAGCAAGTGGGCGATAAAAAAGTCCTTTGCGCACTAAGCGGCGGCGTTGATTCTTCAGTTGTAGCCGTTTTGATCCACAAAGCGATCGGCGATCAATTGACATGCATGTTCGTAGACCACGGCTTGCTCCGTAAAGGGGAAGCGGAAAGCGTCATGAAAACTTTCGCCGACGGTTTCCATATGAACGTCATCAAGATCGATGCCCGCGAGCGCTTCCTGAAAAAACTTGAAGGCGTCAGCGACCCCGAACAGAAACGCAAAATCATCGGCAATGAATTCATCTATGTATTCGACGATGAAGCAGAGAAACTAAAAGGCATGGACTTCCTTGCCCAAGGCACACTCTATACCGATATTATCGAAAGCGGTACGACGACTGCCCAAACGATCAAATCCCACCACAACGTGGGCGGCTTGCCTGAAGACATGCAATTTGAATTGATCGAACCCCTGAATACCTTATTCAAAGACGAAGTTCGCGCGCTCGGCACCGAGCTTGGCATGCCGGATGAAATTGTTTGGCGCCAGCCATTCCCAGGCCCTGGCCTCGGGATCCGTATCATGGGAGCGGTCACGGAAGAAAAACTTGAAATCGTCCGAGAATCGGATTGGATCTTGCGCGATGAAATCAAGAAAGCCGGCCTTGATCGTGACATCTGGCAATACTTTACGGTACTTCCCGATATCCGCAGCGTAGGTGTCATGGGTGATGCCCGTACTTACGATTACGCAATCGGGATTCGTGCAGTCACTTCGATTGACGGCATGACATCGGATTGGGCACGTATTCCATGGGATGTGCTCGAGAAAATCAGTGTCCGTCTCGTCAATGAAGTAGATCACATCAACCGCGTATTATACGATATTACGAGCAAGCCACCTGCAACAATCGAGTGGGAATAAAAATAAACGGCTGTAATTAGCAGCCGTTTTTCCTTTTTTTACGAACTTTCATTCAAAAAAAGGTATAAATGTTCGTGTTTACCCTTGTTTTTGGATACCTATCATGGTATTGTATAGATGAAATTAAATAAGCTTGTCGTATAAATTCAGGGATATGGCCTGAAAGTCTCTACCGGTTCACCGTAAATGAACCGACTACGATTTTGGTCCGCCGCATAAAGCGGGGGATCCTCTGTTTTCGGGCAGGGATAATCGGACGCATACGGCAAATCGCTGTATGCGTTTTTTCGTAGACTTATACAAAAGCGTACGGAGGAATTATGCATGAAGAAGTATTTTCAATTTGAAGAACTGGGAACGAACTATCGTCAGGAATTTATCGGCGGTTTAACCACCTTTTTGGCGATGGCTTATATCTTGGTCGTCAACCCGCTAACACTCACGATGGACTCGATTCCCGATTTGGATCCAGCCCTTCGCATGGATTACGGAGCAGTATTTATGGCCACGGCTTTAGCAGCCGCTATCGGCAGCCTATTGATGGGAATCGTCGCTAAATACCCGCTTGCTTTAGCACCGGGGATGGGGCTCAACGCTTTCTTCTCCTACACAGTTGTGCTTACGTACGGAGTGCCTTGGCAAACTGCATTGACTGGTGTATTGGTTTCAGGATTGATTTTCATTCTGCTTACTTTGACGGGCATCCGTGAAACGATCATCAACGCCATCCCGGCTCAGCTGAAATATGCAGTCGGCGCCGGCATCGGGCTTTATATCACGTTTATTGGTTTGCAGAATGCCGGGATCGTTGTAGGCAATCCCGACACGCTTGTTGGGCTTGGCGATTTGACGGACGGTTCAGCTTTGCTCGCGATATTCGGTTTGTTCATCACTGTCATCATGATGGTGCGTGGCGTGAAGGGCGGGATATTCTTTGGCATCTTAATTGCTGCAGTGGTCGGGATGATCTTCCAAGTCGTCAGCTTGCCGACGGCAGTGATCGATTTGAATGTTCCAAGTCTTGCGCCGACATTCGGTGTGGCGCTTGAACCAATCTTCAATGATCCTGGTTCATTGATGACCATTCAATTTCTTGTCATCGTCCTGACATTTTTGTTTGTTGACTTTTTTGACACTGCGGGAACTTTGGTGGCGGTAGCGAATCAAGCCGGCTTGATGAAAGATAACAAATTGCCTCGCGCAGGCAAAGCTTTGCTTTCAGATTCCATTGCGACAGTGAGCGGAGCGATCTTCGGAACATCGACAACGACCTCATACATTGAGTCGACGTCTGGTGTAGCTGCTGGAGCGCGTTCCGGTTTTGCTTCTGTAGTGACGGGCATCCTATTCTTGGTTGCGATTCTTTTTTACCCGTTGCTATCGGTGATTACTAGCGCAGTCACAGCCCCAGCGTTGATCATCGTGGGAGTCCTGATGGTTTCGGCGCTTGGCCAGATTGAATGGGGCAAGTTTGAAATCGCTGTTCCAGCATTTCTTACAATGATTGCGATGCCGCTCGGTTATAGTATCGCTACCGGCATCGCGATCGGATTCATTTTCTATCCCATTACAATGATGGTCGCGGGAAGAAGAAAAGAAATCCATCCGATCATGTATGGACTGTTTGTTATCTTTGTTTTGTATTTTATATTTCTTGCTTAAAGAGGAGCTGTCGACTTACGTCGGCGGCTTTTTTTATGTCTATAAAAAATCTTTTACTATATAGTAGAAAACCTATTAAAATGAACTGGTAATGAGTGGTTCATTTTTGATTATCTTTCTATGATGGATACTTCGTTATTAACAATTGGAGAAGGAGGGAAGTATTTGTATGAAAGGAAGCGAACTCCTTTCAAAACTGTAATAATTTTTTGGTTGAATATTAAGAATATTGCGTTATAATAAGGGGAGTAAAAGTTTCTCGGAAAAGCTTGACGGTTTTTTTCTAGCGTGCTATATTAGTCAAGTCGCCAAGAGAGGCGCACAACATGAACCTTGAAAACTGAACAGCAAAACGTCAACGAATATGTTTCGAGCGCTTAGCGCGAGAAACCATATTTGCGAGAGTCGCCCTTGGGCGATCGGAGCAAAAGAACTACTGATCAGCGTATGCAGATCAAAGCGAATCGCGCGTCTTTCGAGACGGCGATGCGCCAGCAACTATTGAGCAATCAATACTACTCTATAATGGAGAGTTTGATCCTGGCTCAGGACGAACGCTGGCGGCGTGCCTAATACATGCAAGTCGAGCGGAACCATTGGAGCTTGCTCCTTTGGTTTAGCGGCGGACGGGTGAGTAACACGTGGGCAACCTGCCCTGCAGATCGGGATAACTCCGGGAAACCGGTGCTAATACCGAATAGTTTGCGGCCTCTCATGAGGCTGTACGGAAAGACGGTTTCGGCTGTCACTGCAGGATGGGCCCGCGGCGCATTAGCTAGTTGGTGGGGTAACGGCCCACCAAGGCGACGATGCGTAGCCGACCTGAGAGGGTGATCGGCCACACTGGGACTGAGACACGGCCCAGACTCCTACGGGAGGCAGCAGTAGGGAATCTTCCGCAATGGACGAAAGTCTGACGGAGCAACGCCGCGTGAGTGAAGAAGGTTTTCGGATCGTAAAACTCTGTTGTGAGG
Proteins encoded:
- a CDS encoding NCS2 family permease, with protein sequence MKKYFQFEELGTNYRQEFIGGLTTFLAMAYILVVNPLTLTMDSIPDLDPALRMDYGAVFMATALAAAIGSLLMGIVAKYPLALAPGMGLNAFFSYTVVLTYGVPWQTALTGVLVSGLIFILLTLTGIRETIINAIPAQLKYAVGAGIGLYITFIGLQNAGIVVGNPDTLVGLGDLTDGSALLAIFGLFITVIMMVRGVKGGIFFGILIAAVVGMIFQVVSLPTAVIDLNVPSLAPTFGVALEPIFNDPGSLMTIQFLVIVLTFLFVDFFDTAGTLVAVANQAGLMKDNKLPRAGKALLSDSIATVSGAIFGTSTTTSYIESTSGVAAGARSGFASVVTGILFLVAILFYPLLSVITSAVTAPALIIVGVLMVSALGQIEWGKFEIAVPAFLTMIAMPLGYSIATGIAIGFIFYPITMMVAGRRKEIHPIMYGLFVIFVLYFIFLA
- the guaA gene encoding glutamine-hydrolyzing GMP synthase, translating into MLKEQKKIVVLDFGSQYNQLITRRIREIGVYSELHPHTITATEIKEMNATGIIFSGGPNSVYDENAFSIDPEIFEMGLPILGICYGMQLMALRMEGKVEKASNREYGKAELTLTKESSIFKDVPEEQIVWMSHGDLVTAAPPGFDVIATSPGCPIAAMANEERKLYGVQYHPEVRHSVYGNEMLRQFVFDVCGMKDEWSMENYIELEIAKIREQVGDKKVLCALSGGVDSSVVAVLIHKAIGDQLTCMFVDHGLLRKGEAESVMKTFADGFHMNVIKIDARERFLKKLEGVSDPEQKRKIIGNEFIYVFDDEAEKLKGMDFLAQGTLYTDIIESGTTTAQTIKSHHNVGGLPEDMQFELIEPLNTLFKDEVRALGTELGMPDEIVWRQPFPGPGLGIRIMGAVTEEKLEIVRESDWILRDEIKKAGLDRDIWQYFTVLPDIRSVGVMGDARTYDYAIGIRAVTSIDGMTSDWARIPWDVLEKISVRLVNEVDHINRVLYDITSKPPATIEWE